In Bradyrhizobium lablabi, one DNA window encodes the following:
- a CDS encoding RES family NAD+ phosphorylase: protein MTDAFAPSPRPAHRLIPSQFPPVGLFDTVATAADLATVMELVGWTNDRLVADRISRLPQTEWVYGVANASIVMAAFLHVAPGGMRFNGPELGAWYAADDLRTAAAEVGHHLRRETVARNVTTMSRTYRAYASTLLGDYLDIRGQQTRRPDVYASDRYDASQKFGEEVRASGGAGLLYDSLRRRNGVNVVAHRPRNITDIVQTDHFEISVQATSRMIDVRKLSL from the coding sequence GTGACGGACGCTTTCGCACCCTCGCCTCGGCCTGCCCATCGCCTGATCCCGTCGCAATTCCCTCCCGTCGGACTGTTCGATACGGTTGCGACCGCGGCCGATCTTGCGACTGTGATGGAGCTGGTCGGCTGGACTAACGATCGGCTTGTCGCTGACCGTATCTCTCGGCTGCCGCAGACAGAATGGGTATATGGCGTCGCCAATGCCAGCATCGTCATGGCAGCTTTCCTGCACGTCGCTCCCGGTGGGATGCGATTCAATGGTCCCGAGCTCGGTGCCTGGTACGCAGCCGACGATCTCCGGACTGCAGCTGCCGAAGTCGGTCACCACCTTCGGCGCGAGACGGTCGCGCGCAATGTAACCACGATGAGCCGGACCTACAGGGCGTATGCCTCAACTCTGTTAGGCGACTATCTCGACATCAGAGGCCAGCAGACCAGGCGCCCTGACGTATACGCAAGCGACCGCTATGACGCCTCGCAAAAGTTTGGCGAGGAGGTTCGCGCGTCAGGTGGCGCGGGCCTGCTCTACGACAGCCTGCGACGCCGGAACGGTGTCAACGTTGTAGCGCATCGGCCGCGCAACATCACAGACATCGTACAGACAGATCATTTCGAAATTTCGGTCCAGGCAACGTCGCGCATGATCGACGTCCGCAAACTGTCGCTGTGA
- a CDS encoding integrase core domain-containing protein has product MIGLLRFVVAVLASAFKSKIRLEAENATLRHQLVVLRRKVKGRAHLTNNDRWFLVQMYRWFPLILEVVTIVRPETLVHWHRAGFRRFWRWKSNSRGGRPRIEIELRALIRQISTENQLWGAPRIHGELLKLGFSVAQSTVAKYMVKRRGLPSRGWRTFLRNHAPDIAAMDLFVVPTIGFKLLYGFVIVRIDRRELIWINVTTNPTAEWIARQITEAFPWDGAPGYMIRDRDRIYGAVVTRRLRAMGIRDKPIAPASPWQNGFAERLIGSIRRECLDHIIVLGEVHLRRILKSYAQYYNGTRTHLSLNKDAPISRSAEAAGRIQCRPILGGLHHQYARV; this is encoded by the coding sequence ATGATCGGGCTCCTGCGTTTCGTCGTGGCTGTCTTGGCCTCAGCCTTCAAGTCGAAGATCCGGCTTGAGGCTGAGAATGCCACGCTCCGACATCAACTGGTGGTCTTGCGACGTAAGGTGAAGGGCCGCGCTCATCTCACGAACAACGATCGCTGGTTCCTCGTCCAGATGTATCGATGGTTTCCGTTGATCCTGGAGGTCGTTACGATCGTCCGGCCCGAAACGCTGGTACATTGGCATCGGGCCGGCTTTCGTCGCTTTTGGCGTTGGAAATCGAACTCGCGGGGAGGGCGCCCGCGAATCGAAATAGAATTGCGGGCACTGATCAGGCAGATCAGCACGGAGAACCAGCTTTGGGGTGCGCCACGCATTCACGGCGAACTGCTCAAGCTTGGGTTTAGTGTCGCTCAATCAACCGTCGCCAAGTACATGGTCAAGCGACGCGGACTTCCAAGTCGGGGATGGCGGACCTTTCTGCGAAACCACGCTCCAGACATTGCCGCCATGGACCTGTTCGTGGTCCCGACGATTGGCTTCAAACTGCTGTACGGCTTCGTGATTGTACGGATTGACCGTAGAGAGCTGATCTGGATCAACGTCACAACCAACCCTACGGCGGAATGGATCGCACGCCAGATCACCGAGGCTTTTCCTTGGGATGGGGCTCCGGGTTATATGATCCGTGATCGCGATCGGATCTATGGCGCCGTCGTCACACGCCGATTGCGCGCCATGGGCATTCGAGACAAACCGATTGCACCGGCCTCACCTTGGCAGAATGGCTTTGCCGAACGGCTGATCGGATCGATCCGGCGGGAGTGTCTGGACCACATCATTGTCCTGGGCGAGGTGCATCTGCGCCGCATTCTGAAATCTTACGCCCAATACTATAATGGCACGCGCACTCACTTATCCTTGAACAAGGACGCGCCGATATCACGTTCCGCCGAGGCAGCAGGACGCATTCAGTGCCGTCCGATCCTGGGTGGACTGCATCACCAATATGCGCGCGTTTGA
- a CDS encoding ABC transporter substrate-binding protein encodes MPTVGALVIGNINPEQFWREFRQGLRDLGYVEGQNIRFEFRSAEGHLDRLPELAAELVRLKIDIIVTWFTPAALAAKQATLEIPIVMAETGDPVGTGLVASLPRPGGNVTGIASATAELAGKSVQLIRDMLPWARRVMALANATDPFSKPFLEQIKLGGEATGTTINPVWISSSEELETAFASMEKDRPDAVIVQPSLPSKRAAELALKLRVPAVSVPRWFAEEQGGLMSYSARYVDLFRKAAVYVDKILKGAQPADLPVEQPTHFELIINMKTAKALGIDVPPTLLARADVVIE; translated from the coding sequence ATGCCGACCGTCGGCGCATTGGTCATTGGCAATATCAACCCAGAACAGTTTTGGCGGGAGTTTCGGCAGGGGCTGCGCGATCTGGGGTATGTCGAGGGGCAAAACATTCGATTTGAGTTTCGATCGGCTGAAGGACACCTCGACCGGCTTCCCGAATTGGCTGCCGAGCTGGTCCGTCTCAAAATCGATATAATCGTCACGTGGTTCACACCCGCCGCTCTTGCGGCAAAGCAAGCGACGCTCGAAATCCCGATCGTCATGGCCGAGACCGGAGATCCCGTTGGTACCGGGCTGGTCGCGAGCCTTCCTCGACCGGGCGGAAATGTCACCGGGATAGCTTCCGCGACCGCCGAACTAGCCGGCAAAAGTGTGCAACTGATCCGCGATATGCTGCCGTGGGCGCGCCGCGTGATGGCTCTGGCCAATGCAACCGATCCCTTCTCCAAACCTTTCCTCGAACAGATAAAGCTTGGCGGCGAAGCCACCGGAACTACAATCAACCCTGTCTGGATCAGCAGCAGTGAGGAGCTCGAGACCGCCTTCGCATCGATGGAGAAAGACCGGCCCGATGCCGTCATCGTTCAACCCAGCCTGCCGAGCAAACGCGCAGCCGAGCTGGCGCTGAAGCTTCGTGTACCGGCGGTTTCAGTGCCGCGGTGGTTCGCCGAGGAACAAGGCGGGTTGATGTCCTACTCCGCGAGATATGTCGACCTTTTTCGCAAGGCTGCCGTGTACGTCGACAAAATTCTGAAAGGCGCCCAACCGGCCGACCTACCGGTCGAACAGCCAACCCATTTCGAATTGATCATCAATATGAAGACTGCCAAGGCGCTCGGAATTGACGTGCCACCGACGCTGCTCGCCCGCGCCGACGTGGTGATCGAATGA
- a CDS encoding saccharopine dehydrogenase family protein, producing the protein MKRDFDLIVYGATGYTGRLIAEYLATSYRGDDAPSWAIAGRSTDKLRKVRADIGAPDDLPLVKADAAEPASLPSMCERAAVIITAVGPYQLHGPELVAACAATGTAYVDLCGEPAWMRRMIDAHHEEAKRTGARIVFSCGFDSIPFDLGVLTLQEKAREKFGRPVRRVKARLRKVKGGMSGGTAASAQATLAAAARDPALIRLLTDPFALTPGFTGPSQPSGLIPQYDPSMNVWLVPFPMAPINTKNVHRTNFLLGHPYRTDFVYDEMMVAPGFGEIARVSTETFATMVSLFRTGGLKPGAGPTREEREKGFYDILFLGELPGGGRVEAVVTGDRDPGYGSTSKMIAESALCLVRDVQGEGGTWTPGALMGPALRKRLKERAGLTFSAR; encoded by the coding sequence GTGAAGCGAGACTTCGACCTTATCGTCTATGGCGCGACGGGTTACACCGGCCGTCTCATCGCCGAATATCTGGCGACGTCCTATCGCGGCGACGATGCTCCGTCCTGGGCGATCGCGGGACGCTCGACCGACAAGCTCCGGAAGGTGCGTGCCGACATCGGCGCACCAGACGATTTGCCTTTGGTTAAGGCGGATGCCGCCGAGCCGGCCAGCCTGCCCTCGATGTGCGAGCGTGCGGCCGTGATCATCACGGCGGTCGGGCCTTATCAGCTCCACGGTCCCGAGCTTGTGGCGGCCTGCGCGGCCACGGGCACGGCCTATGTTGATCTGTGCGGCGAGCCGGCTTGGATGCGGCGCATGATCGACGCCCATCACGAAGAGGCGAAACGGACCGGCGCGCGCATCGTCTTCTCCTGCGGCTTCGATTCCATCCCGTTCGATCTCGGCGTGCTCACGTTGCAGGAGAAGGCGCGCGAGAAATTCGGACGTCCGGTGCGGCGGGTCAAAGCCCGCCTGCGCAAGGTGAAAGGCGGCATGTCTGGCGGCACCGCGGCGAGCGCTCAGGCGACGTTGGCCGCCGCCGCGCGCGACCCGGCCCTGATCCGGCTGCTGACCGATCCCTTCGCGTTGACGCCGGGGTTCACCGGGCCGTCTCAGCCGTCGGGCCTCATCCCCCAATACGACCCGAGCATGAACGTGTGGCTCGTGCCGTTCCCAATGGCGCCGATCAACACCAAGAACGTGCACCGCACGAATTTCCTGTTGGGTCATCCCTACCGCACGGACTTCGTTTACGACGAGATGATGGTCGCGCCGGGATTTGGGGAAATCGCTCGCGTGTCGACGGAGACGTTCGCTACGATGGTTTCCTTGTTCAGGACCGGCGGTCTCAAACCCGGCGCAGGCCCGACTCGGGAAGAGCGCGAGAAGGGCTTCTACGACATCCTCTTCCTGGGCGAGCTGCCGGGTGGCGGACGGGTCGAGGCGGTAGTCACGGGCGACCGCGATCCGGGCTACGGCTCGACCAGCAAGATGATCGCCGAGAGCGCTCTCTGCCTCGTGCGCGATGTGCAGGGCGAGGGCGGCACCTGGACGCCGGGCGCGCTGATGGGTCCGGCGTTGCGCAAGCGTCTGAAGGAGCGCGCCGGCCTCACCTTCAGCGCGCGTTGA
- a CDS encoding MbcA/ParS/Xre antitoxin family protein: MRNDHETHPSEAEKGPQRLNDSRFAPANRRRLSAPALRTFLAIADLWGLTEEQRLLILGYPSRSTYHNWCKQAREHGAFTLDVDVLTRISAVLGIHQGLGILFPTEQLGVEWLRAPHTAVMFGGRPPLDLATSGSQDGLLSVRRFLDGARGGLYMQPNTIDEAFTPYDDTEIVVR; encoded by the coding sequence ATGCGGAACGACCACGAAACACACCCGTCTGAAGCGGAAAAAGGGCCTCAGCGCCTCAACGATTCGCGCTTTGCGCCGGCCAATCGAAGGCGGCTCAGCGCTCCCGCTCTGCGGACTTTCCTTGCCATTGCGGATCTATGGGGTTTGACGGAAGAGCAGCGTCTCTTGATCCTCGGCTATCCCTCTCGATCCACGTACCACAACTGGTGCAAGCAGGCGCGCGAGCACGGCGCTTTCACCCTCGACGTTGATGTCCTTACACGCATCTCGGCGGTACTCGGGATCCATCAGGGTCTCGGGATTCTGTTTCCGACGGAGCAGCTTGGCGTCGAGTGGCTGCGAGCCCCGCACACCGCTGTCATGTTCGGCGGGCGACCGCCGCTCGACCTCGCGACCAGCGGCTCCCAAGATGGGTTGCTCTCGGTGCGCCGTTTCCTCGACGGCGCGCGAGGCGGGCTCTACATGCAGCCGAACACCATTGACGAGGCGTTCACGCCTTACGACGACACGGAAATCGTCGTCCGGTGA